The genome window GCCACAGCACTGCTCGcagcctgctcccagtgccctgccaAGGTGCCATCAgtgccagcccatcccagctgccctgccacccccagcacagcccccctggGCACCTTGTGGGGAAGGAGCTTCTCCAGAGCCTCCCCGCTCAGCCCAGCCGCCTGCAGCTCCTTGCGAGCCTCATCAGCCGTCTTCCCTTTCATCAGGGCCTCAGTCTGAGCCAGGAAGTTAGCCAAAAGGATCTGGCAGGTAGAAAGAAACACAAGTTACCATTTGCATAGCTGGAATACTGGTACCTGGTGCTCGAGCCCATACCAAGACCTAGTCTAGACTTACAAGTCAGTTTTAATACTGtggtaataaaaaaatgtatcagTTTTAGCTACTGCTTCTTACCTCAGAGTGCCAGGGACTTAGTTACTATTACTACATGCACTAAAATACATGTATCCAGACAACCAGGACAGTTCTGCAgaatcctgctcctgctgaagctGGCAGCAAGTATCCCAAAGGCACCAGAGGAGACAAGACTTCACACAGCCCTTTCACCCAGTATCACCTATGATTTTATCTCATTCTACACCATCTCATGGAAAGCCAGGTGCAAGGATTAGTCAAAGGTAGTCCAGCTAAGATGTATTTACTCATCTGTATGCAGGAAAATCCCCACAGCTCACCTTGCACAGCATTGGTAGGGACTGGTGTAAGGTTCTAACTTACTGCTCCCTATCTAATGTTAGACTGCAAATTTATGTGTGGTTTTGTCCTACCTGAAGACACAATAGGTTTCAACTGACtgcaaaaaaacttttttccttttcttttgcagtcATACTTAAAATTTTCACCTGTATTTGGTCTTACTTGACAAAAGATTACTATTACACAATGCAAACAGCACTTGTAATCTGAAATTATGACAAGAGTGAAATTCAGTAACTAAAGATGCTTTTTGTAAAGTATGCAGTAAATAGTTAACCTAAATGTGTTTTCACCCTTGGAAGTTAAGAAAAATCTTAGTTCATTGAAAATCCTTAGTCAGATGATAAACTAAAAACTGGACAGGTTATGAACATCTGTATAGAAGGCCATCACTGCAGCCATACCACTACAGTCACCACATTTTGTTCTAGAATTTAATTCCTGAAAGCTTCCTCAGATATGGTTCCACATCAAGTCTGAGAATCTCCTTCTTCCTAGTCTCCAAGAACTACATTCCTTAAAATTCTTCAAGGAATTTTAAACACTTAATTGCTCAACTCCTTTCAGCTTCAGTAGGCCCACAGGAAACACCACTGAGCTGCCTCAAGAGCCATCACTGCAACTGCCTCAAGAATAAACATACCACTATGTTACATATAACTTGCAATTATAATATGGATATCTTTAAATCTGTTGTGAATGTTGACAGAGCTTTTGTTTATCATTTCAAATGGACAGTTAGAAATATCACACACTGCAATACCAAAGTAAGCTCCAGTGCCTTGACCCACAAGACATATGGTGCCCTGACAAAGAACTTACCTTGTGATGCAAGCCATTCCTGATGGGGTGCTGGGTCTGCACTGGGATCAGGAAGTCACAGGGAATCATGCGAGTTCCTGTAAAAGCCAGGTAAATCACTCTGCATCGGGTAAGTCTCAGAAAACCTTCACTTCTCACCCCATTTTCAGAGTAGCTGGCAGACTCAGTCATTTTTACAAGCTTTATAGAAGAGCATTATGATTTGCAGCAGGGGGAAGTAACAATACAGCTCAGGAATTTCAGCTTTGTTGGACCTCCTTATTGTTGTTAAAACCTGCATCTTGTAGCCTTCACAAGCTCCTAATTAAAACCCCCATAGCAATGTGATGCTAGGTTAGATAGGAGTCCAACCTCTAAACAAGTGCAAACTCAGCAGACTCCTGCAGCCATTCAGACTTTAACTCCAGAACAAGGTATTTAACAGTTTGTTTACCTTGGTGAATGAGCTGGTAGAAAGCATGCTGCCCATTGGTGCCAGGCTCTCCCCACACAATCGGGCCAGTGCTGTAGTCCACACGAGAGCCCTTCTTGGTAATGTATTTGCCATTAGACTCCATATCACCCTaaagcagggaagggcaggatcACTCAGTAGCAGTTTCCATACATACTTCAAATCCAATAAACAGTGCTTGTTTGGAGAAATTTTCTAAGCACGAGGGATACACCTGATTAAATTATGGACATCAAGATAACCGTGTATGAGGAAAAGGTCTTTAAGTGAGGAAATAAGCTGGTATCTATCTTGGCACCAGTCTCTTGAGGCAATTGAAGACATGCATGAAGTGACTGTAGTTTTATCTCACACAAAGCACTAAGGATGTTGAACCAGGGCAGAATATTATCTGCACTTGGCTGaagtgctgtgcccagccctaCCTGCTGGAAGTAGGCAGCGAAGCGGTGCATGTACTGGTCATAGGGCAGCAGGGCGTGGGTCTCACAGCCGTAGCAGTTGATGTACCACACccccagcatggccagcagaACGGGCATGTTCTTCTCCAGGGGGGCAGTGTGGAAGTGATTATCCTGCACCACACAAAGCAAAGTTATACTTCTGACAAAGCAACTGccatccctcccagctcctACATTGGTTTTATTGTTGTGGTGATCCAGTGCGAGCTTCCCACAAACTGTCATTTTAACAGCATTGAAGAGGACGTGGGGAGCTGAACTTTAGAAACCAATGTGCCTTCCATTTCCTTATTAACAACTTTTAAAGAAGAACAAATCTAAAATGGGCATCCCATACTCACCATCCAGTGGGCTCCTGCAAGCAGACTCTCAAAGTTGTCAAAACCTAACAatagaaagggaaagaaatcagTTTGTATTTACTATTACAACCCAAACTTCATTTTCCCTATAGAGACAACTGTGAAACAGTTTCAATTCCTTGTATGCAGCAAGGTTCCCAACTACTAATCAAGTTTAAAGCTGCACTTAGACTTCTCCCATAAGCCAGACATTCACTTATGCTTAAAGCCCAAACTTCAGAGCAAGTCCAACTTCATGAAACATAATTCAAAAACCTTTGCCTAAAATCCCCATTCAGGCAGAATGAGCAACTAGAAGGAAAACAGGCCTTTAATACAGAGCCTACTTTGAGGCCACACAGTTTTTAGCAAGTTTGAACACTTAATCACAGCCAGTGGGAGACATCTGCCAAAAAAACAGGGCAAGGCTAGCACAGCAGGGATTTCTGCACTGCTGTGAGGAGAAACAGCTCTAATAAGATACTCTCAAAGAAAACGGCTacccctcccttccctgttcTTGCTAACAATTCACCTGagctttctttgctttgtaGTTAGGCTATTTAAACCTCCACTCACTTTCCCAAATGAATAGTTTCACTAAGGCTAGTCTTtcttgaaaaaacagaaatcctGATTCACACATAGCAATTGGGAAGTGAAGTGTTTGGactcaaagcagcagctctacCTACGGTCAGAGGCCAGCTATGGGAGTTGAGGGGACTAAGAGGTAGAAGTGGACATAGGCTGGCATGTCAGCAGTTAGCACCAAATCTgtctgacagcagcagtgaacaGTTTATTGCAGATGAAACAGTAAGTGCCTGACTTGTTTATTTTGCTCTTATAATAGGTTTTTCTACACATGAAAACTCCTATTCATATAATTCCAAAAAACATCAAACCCAATGTTATTCTTCTAATCCCAGTCTAAGGGAATTCTAGCTTTTGcctagaaaaataaatgacagtTTCAGACTTTAAACATCTGAAAGCAGTGATGAGGGAACAAGTGTAATCATCAGGCCCTATAGCCTAGACAaagtactggaaaaaaaatgaattaatagCAGAAGGACATAGTTAACAATGCTAAACAGAGCTCATATGCAGAATCAGGGACAGGACTTTGGTGTTAGTGTGTGTGTATACTCACAGATACTAAACACCCTCCTTCAAGTTCAGCAACTTCAGATGCAAGGTCTGATTTTCAACACTGCCACAGCTTTACATAAATCAGGCACTATTGGCTATGTGACTACAGCAATGCAATTTGACTATTTGTCCCCAAGTATGGGGTAATTCCCAAAACTGGGGTTATATAAAACaccaacatttttattattccagACTGGTTTTTAGCCCCCACATCCAACCACTCAGAGTAGGCAAGTAAATAGTATTTGCCCCAAATCTGATTCACAATCCACTGTTGTTAATGCACTCTATAGTTACATTCCTGAAGCAAAGAGCAATTTTTGGCATGGTGACATCCCAGGAACACCTACCAATATGCAGGGCAATGGAGAGACCAATGGCAGACCACAGCGAGTAGCGACCACCAACCCACTGCAACAAGAGATGGTTGAGATGGAGACGTGCAAGGGTTTTACACTCAAACTATCAGAAAACAGCAGTATGTGTTCAAACTGTTCCCAACAAAATCAATACACCTGGCGATAGTTCACTATATATATTTGGCATAGTCAAGGGAAGCTGCACTTTACAGTGCACCCTAATGAATGCCTTTTTTGAGAGTCTGAACTTATCCTACTCGTCCAATTTTTATAATATCTCTTAAGTAAATAGCTTGATTCCAGTTAACTTCCAAATCCTTAATGTGTAGCTTGTATAACTGCTTTCATAATATCACTCCCCTACAGGGAAAGCCTGCTTCAGCAAAGCTCTGACACTTGGGAAAGGTAACATTCCAAATAACATCTGAACAGTAGCTCATTTGTCAGGCATTTAGTCAATGAGACATACCAACCTGTTTCTAATTAAGTATAAGGACCAAGACTAAGGGCAGTATACTTAAAATATGCATCTGCTACAAAATCCCCACTCAGGCTCCCATTTCTGATGTCTGACCTTTACCAGGCCAGGTTATATACCATAGACACCAACAGGCAAATGTCACAGCTTATAATAACTACTCGCATAGAGCAATAAGTCAAGACTATCTCCTGTTACTCAAGAGCTGATTAGACAGCCAAGAACATGGAGGTCCTCTTCAGACCTTTGACTGGAACATTAACAGACTAGGCAAAAGTTCTCAATTTGCCTTTAGTTAGGGGTTTTCAGGTATTTCAGTGCATTGAATACAACTCCTATAATTTAGGGGTTTCTGTTTTAGAAACTGCTTTTGCAGTTTTAAGACATCCAGTTGGAATCATCTTATTTGCTTCAGAAAAAGTTAACAGTTAACATCTACCACATAATATCAGACATTTACTTACATCCCAAAACTCAAACATGTTCTCTGGGTCAATTCCAAAGTCTTTAACTTTAGGctaaaataaacatgaaaaaacacCGTCAGTAAAACCAACAGTCATAAAAAGCTTTACACCAAGCAAGCAAATACAAGTTTGATATCTATTAAATAAACAATCCTACAACtacatctattttaaaaaatgcatcatATCCAtcacaaaaattacattttaatttccagaAATAACTAGCACCACTCTCAATTAAAAATCAATGACATCCATTCCCTTCCTGATGAATCTAAATGGCTGGACTGACACTCAGTTTACACTTACCAGAACCATAATGTCAGTCCCTGACACCCTGCCAGTGACTGCAGTGCTCTTCTAATTACTGCCAGTCTCTCTACTTCATACTTTTGCATGAAGCACCACAACACAGTGTGCTCATCATTTTTCAAACTGCCTGCTCTTACCTGGAATTCAGAATAACATTTGCTTATGTAACTGCATTCACACACAACTTAGGCAATTAGAGGTAACACTCATTAATAACAAGTCATTTCAAGCACAAGAGCTCTTGATTTCAAATATAAAGTTCTAGCAGAAGAAGCACACATCTATAACCAAAGTCCAGTCTTAGTACAGCTCAATACTCTAGAAGTGTTTCAGTTAGTTtgagtagggaaaaaaaaggctttcatTCAGGAGGAATGCTAAAATTTGGTATTCAGGCATCTTAAAGGATAGGCTTCCTTGTTAGATTTTAAGGTAAGGCTGCCTTAAAGGTACATAGGAAAAATTAACTAGATTGACTATACTTACAGCATTGGTAGACAAGGCAACAAAATGCTTGGCCACAGCGgaaggcttaaaaaaataaacacatagTTAGATCTAGAACATTAActattttcatttctggttATAAAGCTGATCTGCTATCATTTAAACAAAATGCTGTTTACAATCATCAGTTGTTATTAATTTGAAATCATCTTATTCACATTCAgtgtgggatttgggagcatTCCCAAAGAGAACACTCTGCTGATATTCCCATCAagccctccagcagcactcccTCCAGAGAGGggcacagcctctccctcaGTGTGTTACCAGCCTGGACACCACCACCACAGCTCTGGAGCAGATGGAGCTCAATGTGCACCCACCACCCTTCCAGCCAGGGGCAAAAACCAAGACAACTGGAATTACTGATAACTGTCAAGCTCCAGAGTCAGACTTCAGTCTTTCAGAAGGTGTTCTGATAAAGATGAGCTGTCTGAACAGTGGTGAAGGAGGAATTTCAAAGCCCAGATTTCAAACTAAGTACAGCTACTCTGACTGGAGCAGGTTACAGACCATCCTAATTACCTGAACAGGCAGtatctgcttttttcctttaagagtTTGAAATAGGAGAGAAAGAGCCAAATACAAAGTTTCTATTCATAGCACAGCCATCTGCCATAGAAATGTCAGTGCATTGTTCCAACCATAGCTTCATCTCTAGTTTTTAAAGATTTGGCAATAATTTAAAGGTAGTGCCACACATACTATTCTTGTTTTTTCATTACTAGTAGTTCTACCTAATTATTGCTTAGCTCTAAGGCAAACAATACACTATTACTTAACAGGCAAGATTTGGAGGAACAATGCATGAGAACTACTTATAATGAAAAACTAGTGGGTTATCACTTTGTCTGGACAAAATAGTCTGTCATTACCAAAGCCCTGAGATGATCTCAGTACATCATTTGCTAAGCTTCTGTTTGGGCTGTTACAGGCTCTGCTCCAAAGCACATAGAATGACCAGGAAGAAATTGCACATTTCATTCTGTTACTTAGGCTACACATCTCAGACTTACATCATTAGCAGCACTCAGGAACCACTCTTTGGCTGTTTCTGCATTGGTGATGGTTTCCTGTGTGGTGAAGGTCTGCACggtgaaaaacaagaaaattagtAAAAACAGTGCTTTTAACATGGAAACAACTTCAGGTTACTAAAGCATCACATGCTCAGATAATTAGAGCAGAGTGATTCTAGATGTTCAtaacacacagctgctgccaaattacagaaaaaagcaaGCTTATGAAACCAGTAAACACTAATATTGCTAGATTTACCCATCTAGTTTTAAGCTAGTATGTACCTGAAATTGGAATAATTATTCCCCACCTCCCACCTTCCCATTCCCCAAACTGTTTTGCAAAACCTTGAGACTGAAGTCTCctactttaatttttcagaaaaagactAAAGTTTTACTGTTCAACTAAAGACAAACTAACTGAACATCTAAACAGGATGGCCCAGCTGGACTGTCCTATTGTTCTTCAATTCCTATTTTTTCATGGACGAGCATTCATTTCTGCCAAGACTCTtgtcataatttttcttttgctgattagaggaaaacattttcctgctttatgAAGTGTGCACAGAAGTTCAGTCATGCAGTTTTGCAAGTATCTACAACCATTCTGATTTACTCAGCCATCAAAATTTAGCTTTAAGGGTGAACACTAGACTCATCCTACTCTCATCCATCTCCAGAAATACTTCATTATGAAACATAAGCCtgttatggaaagaaaaaatgccatTCATCCTCTTCCAAATATATCCAATTAGCTAACTACAGTCTGGCAAACAAACTCAAGTGTTACTTTTTCAATCTGGCACTTTTCTAAGCCTTTGAACCGTGATCCCTGGACTCAATTATTGCAAGTGACCATTAGTATTACTTTGTGCAGTTTCCTTATTGCTCCATAAGCTgttgctcagctgcagcagtgccaagaTAAGCTAATGAGCACTGTGCAGaacacagccagcactgcacacaCGTTCATTTGCTGCAGATTGCCTCCAACAGCAGAAAGGTTCTACTGTGCTTGACAAACGAAGGCGACCCAGGTTACATAACCATGAAGTTTGTCTCCACCTCTTTCCTCTGCTCAGACAGAAGCATTCCTCAGAGGGAGAGGGCTGCTGGCAATTATTGCTTACAGACTAAGTTCTTAGCAAGGCAAGACTTAAAGGCAGCTATTCAGTCTGCAGACAGAAATAGGGGTCATCTTATGAAGTAGCAGCAGACTATCTTTTCCTCTTTAAGTAAATCAGCTTAGCATTTATAGTGCTCAAGGAACTcagcatttaaattatttaggtGAAGGCATTGTGACTACCCTGTAAAATGGAGATTCTTAAAGTTCATGCAATTCATTaatgcaaaaaacccaaacgTTTAACAAATACACTGTACTTAAAGGATCAAAAGTTCTTTAGGAATGAAATAATATCcagaatttcaaagaaataattacagTGGATCCTACATTCCACCCACAGAAAAACTtaggaaaataaacttttgtGAATAAAGCTAAAACTTGTATTGACTGAGAAATAAACCCCAGACAACATGAAATTGTTCATGTATCTTATTTAGGTTAAGTAATTCTCAGCATTTGATTTACAGATCCTCAAGTATTTCAGCAGCAACACAACCTTGTACTGCAAGTTTAGAAGGAATCACAACAGGCCTGTTTAGAAATAACCCACACTGGAAGTCCCTGATGTAGATATTTCTGTGGATAGCCCTCTCTTCTGACTAAACTCTTGATCAGCAGAGCAGGCCAAGGCAGTGCTTGTATCAGACATACCTTTGATGCAATGATGAAGAGAGTAGTGTCTGGTTTGAGTTCAGCCAGGGTTTTGGCTATATGAGTACCATCAATGTTGGATACAAACCAGACACGAGGGCCTCCCTTGGAATACGGTTTCAGGGCTTCAGTTACCATCAGAGGGCCCTGGATAGAAGCCACAATTAGATTTTATCCTCACTGTAAGCATGTACACAAAGCTGGGCAGGGTGCACAGAAGTCAGGGGCTTACCAAGTCAGAGCCACCAATCCCAATATTGACCACATCAGTGATTGCCTTTCCAGTGTAGCCTTTCCATTCACCACTGCGGACCCTCTGTggcaaaaaacccaacaaaacaaaacaagtgaCACAATGACCATTTAATACTTACACTAAAGCTACTGATGCTAACCCAGGACCAGGAAACAGGCTTTGTTTTCAGATATTGTTGTAGAAAGTTGCCAAAGACAGCTCTCAAGCCTCTAGACATTAAGGCCTACACTCAGAGCTACCTTCTTAGCTAGACATTGTGTTATGTCTAAGATAGAAGCAAAAACACATTGAAATATGGAACACTTCATGAAGTTAAAACTCTCTCCCTACTGTGTGAACTGCTGTAGCATTTACAGTGTTTGCTAAGGCAAGAGATATCTATCCAAAAATGATACAATCTTGGGCATTAAGCTATGTGCAACAAATATTCAAACCTGAAGCTGTTCTATAAGTATCTTTAATTGGAAAGAGCATCACTAACTAAGCTGGGAGATAGTATGAATAAAGTCAGAGATAAGAGATTTATTGGCAAAGCATTCTAAAAGCTATCTCTTGCAAGTATGCTTTGCATTAGGATTTATTTCTGGGCTGCACTTTACCAGCACATGGTCTAAGTTCCTGCTCTATTCCTGTTCTTTAACTTCACTGAGCATTCCAAAACAAAATTCCAATCATTAACCAAAACTCTACATTGAATTTTGTCCATCATCTATCACCTATGCATTCAATCTGTTCCAACCACAAAAGCAATCTTTCTGGTATCATGAATACTTCCAAGGACATTCCCCAATTCTACAGCAATTTTTCTACATAGCACTTAGTTATGCTGAAACTGGCTCTCCTTTGCTACAAGTGTTTAAACTTCTCAtttttgcaaagagaaaatccatttttactAACAGCATTCCTGCACCCCATAGTTGCCACAGTCTTAAAATCCCATCTGCTAAGTCAACTGAAACCAGCATCtttgctaatatttttaaagaaactgctTAAcgtgatttttattttgcagagaaGATACATCCACATGAAAGTGATATTCACAGGTTCTGCTCACTGAAACCATAGAGCAAACAAGAGGATGGCACCAGTGAAAACTCTTGTTTTGGACTACCAAAACCTTAATCAGCTAGAAATTCTACAGTGCCTGACACCACAGAATTTCCATGGCCATTCAAGTCTCACAGCATATGAAGAAAGCACCAAATCCACAAACTGGTGTCAGTTATAATGGTTTTGGCATTTATcattaaaaacagaacagaatgCAAGCTCATTCAGCATAGATTAGAAGTATGAGCTGGCAGTGAAACAGGGCTCTGCCACCTGGCTAAGACTCACAACAGCAACCAAGCAGGTCCAGGTCCTCACAGCCttgtttaaaatgcattaaaactATCCAGGTGGGTATTCTGCACACAGAACAGAATCAAAGTAATTTGAGCTAAAACCAGAAGGTCCTTAAGAAACTATTTAAGAAGAGCATAATCAAATTGCAATGGAGCTGGGAACTTCTACCTCCCTCCTGATTTTACACAAATGTTAAGAGTCAGTTTCTACCTGGTGCGGCCAATTAGTTGAAAAATTAGCAAGAAATAAAGTAATATTTGAATGGTACTTAATGATTTACAGGACTTCCAAAGTACACACAAGATTACTGCTGAAGGAACAAAATCTAGGGAGCCCattaaagaaaaacccaactggaagcagggagagaaaagtgAATCAATTAAACCAGCTCCAACACCATGCTTGAGCCAGAACTATTGTAAACCTCAAAGAAGGACACAACTCATGTGAGCCAGTTTACAATCCACATGTAAGAACCCAGCTGGGTGTAAgacaaatacataaaaaataagCTGTGGTGGTACTATACCTGACAGAAGCGTTTCATTTTGTCCAATACTTTGTTGACTTCTGGAACAACATCCTTCCCATCCACAAGGATTGGCACATTGGAGCGATTTCTCAGAGCAATGTGAAGCACAGCTCGGTTctgaaacaaggagaaaaactgaGATGAGGCTCTTTCCAAGTTACACTCCAAGGCCTCAGATGCCTCATCCAGAAGTACAGTcatcaatatttaaaaatcccttAGATTAACTGGGATTAGTAGAGAAGTATTTTCAGTGTGTGCATACACACATCAGGGCTACCTCAATCACCTTCTCACTTCACCGACTCAGTGGAGGGGTTTACAACAGCACAATATGCAAAGCAATAGTTTACTTGGGAGAAAAGGCTCAAAATCcctttaaaagcatttcaagaTTGAGGTTCAGAATCCAGCAATATTCATGACCCAGTGATCTTTATTTTGGCATGCTTTAGGCATTCAAGAATAAAATTGTTTCCT of Serinus canaria isolate serCan28SL12 chromosome 11, serCan2020, whole genome shotgun sequence contains these proteins:
- the GPI gene encoding glucose-6-phosphate isomerase, coding for MALSGDPHFKKLVEWHKANSSKLILRQLFEADKDRFQKFSLTLNTDHGDILLDYSKNLVTEEVMKMLMELAKSRGVESARERMFSGEKINFTENRAVLHIALRNRSNVPILVDGKDVVPEVNKVLDKMKRFCQRVRSGEWKGYTGKAITDVVNIGIGGSDLGPLMVTEALKPYSKGGPRVWFVSNIDGTHIAKTLAELKPDTTLFIIASKTFTTQETITNAETAKEWFLSAANDPSAVAKHFVALSTNAPKVKDFGIDPENMFEFWDWVGGRYSLWSAIGLSIALHIGFDNFESLLAGAHWMDNHFHTAPLEKNMPVLLAMLGVWYINCYGCETHALLPYDQYMHRFAAYFQQGDMESNGKYITKKGSRVDYSTGPIVWGEPGTNGQHAFYQLIHQGTRMIPCDFLIPVQTQHPIRNGLHHKILLANFLAQTEALMKGKTADEARKELQAAGLSGEALEKLLPHKVFEGNRPTNSIMFTKLNPFTLGAIIAMYEHKIFVQGVVWDINSYDQWGVELGKQLAKKIEPELESDAPITSHDSSTNGLINFIKKHRA